A single window of Microbacterium oryzae DNA harbors:
- a CDS encoding tyrosine-type recombinase/integrase, whose translation MKKIPELGTIAQRSLKLSEIPTAQQVAAAIAALRERRSDIADLFEFMALTGVRWGEARAIRVHWLSESSFAQLNVERSHSDGYAEKAPKSWRGKRSIPLSPRALEIFRTHAAEKQPTDYLFTNQQGGQLKVGIARKFPLGFRRHALRHFAASTWLRLGAPVNEVAEYLGDDPRTVLTVYAHILGEEQRHGFAQRLAAAEQTFQKSVHSTYTSGSNEAPSAPYAKQERIGI comes from the coding sequence ATGAAGAAGATTCCTGAACTCGGCACGATTGCGCAACGCTCACTCAAGCTCAGCGAGATCCCGACGGCGCAACAGGTTGCGGCCGCGATTGCAGCCCTGCGCGAGCGACGCTCCGACATCGCGGATCTGTTCGAGTTCATGGCTCTGACCGGCGTTCGCTGGGGCGAAGCCCGAGCTATACGCGTCCACTGGCTCAGTGAAAGCAGCTTCGCTCAACTCAACGTCGAGCGCTCGCACTCGGACGGGTACGCCGAGAAGGCGCCGAAGTCGTGGCGCGGCAAGAGATCCATCCCCCTCTCACCTCGCGCTCTCGAGATCTTCCGCACACACGCTGCCGAAAAGCAGCCGACGGACTATCTGTTCACGAACCAGCAAGGTGGACAACTCAAGGTAGGCATCGCACGGAAGTTTCCGCTCGGCTTCCGTCGCCACGCGCTCCGACACTTCGCCGCATCCACCTGGCTGCGGCTCGGCGCTCCCGTCAACGAGGTCGCCGAATATCTCGGTGACGACCCCCGCACGGTTCTCACCGTGTACGCACACATCCTCGGCGAAGAACAGCGCCATGGTTTTGCTCAGCGGCTGGCCGCCGCAGAACAGACTTTTCAAAAGTCCGTTCACTCCACGTACACTTCGGGCTCAAATGAGGCCCCGAGCGCCCCTTACGCGAAGCAAGAGCGCATCGGAATTTAG
- a CDS encoding substrate-binding domain-containing protein, translated as MTAGCTSSGSAESTSENEAVGDELAPSIYCGEECQEQLALEADPASIDCSVGVSWSSASFPYGAKSTQQIPEFAEAFFPGMDITVSDGQGDSTVQSGQVDDMIAQGIDVLIISPQDAAALAGAVDRATAAGIQVIAADRAVDTEMSTYIGSDNVEAGIVSGEAIVADFPDGASVVELAGSLGASPTIDRGDGFRQALEGSNVEIIATQTANYDRAEGLQVMEDFLQRYGSGEIDAVFTHNDQMSFGAIQAIKEAGREGEIKVYGIDGESGALDLVQAGEYAATVGYPLVVKESVIAAAKLCAGEPIDERIVLDSTLINADNVEEYTGRAPQ; from the coding sequence ATGACCGCGGGTTGCACGTCGAGCGGGTCTGCAGAATCCACATCGGAGAACGAGGCGGTCGGTGACGAACTCGCTCCGAGCATCTATTGCGGCGAGGAGTGCCAGGAGCAGCTCGCGCTCGAGGCGGACCCCGCGTCGATCGACTGCTCGGTCGGCGTCTCGTGGAGCAGCGCCTCCTTCCCGTACGGCGCGAAGTCGACGCAGCAGATCCCCGAGTTCGCGGAAGCGTTCTTCCCGGGCATGGACATCACCGTGAGCGACGGCCAGGGGGATTCCACGGTCCAGTCCGGTCAGGTCGACGACATGATCGCGCAGGGCATCGACGTGCTGATCATCTCCCCGCAGGACGCAGCGGCACTGGCCGGGGCCGTTGACCGAGCGACCGCCGCCGGCATCCAGGTGATCGCGGCCGATCGCGCCGTCGACACCGAGATGTCGACCTACATCGGGTCCGACAACGTCGAGGCCGGAATCGTGAGCGGCGAGGCCATCGTCGCCGACTTCCCCGACGGCGCTAGCGTCGTCGAACTCGCGGGCAGCCTGGGCGCATCGCCGACGATCGATCGCGGTGACGGATTCCGCCAGGCCCTCGAGGGCTCGAACGTCGAGATCATCGCCACCCAGACGGCGAACTACGATCGCGCCGAAGGTCTGCAGGTGATGGAGGACTTCCTCCAGCGATACGGCTCCGGCGAGATCGACGCCGTCTTCACGCACAACGACCAGATGTCCTTCGGCGCCATCCAGGCCATCAAGGAGGCCGGTCGCGAGGGCGAGATCAAGGTCTACGGGATCGACGGAGAGTCGGGCGCCCTCGACCTCGTTCAGGCGGGGGAGTACGCGGCGACAGTCGGATACCCGCTCGTCGTGAAGGAGTCGGTCATCGCCGCCGCGAAGCTGTGCGCCGGCGAGCCCATCGACGAGCGCATCGTGCTCGATTCGACCCTCATCAACGCCGACAACGTCGAAGAGTACACGGGGCGCGCTCCCCAGTGA
- a CDS encoding sugar ABC transporter ATP-binding protein, whose amino-acid sequence MSFGIEPGQVVALIGENGAGKSTLIRILSGAHAPDAGEIFVNGRRATISGPAAAENLGIATVYQELSLFPDLSVAENLLFGAYPGKGIINWRAANKEAAAFLSDLGLAVDVTMKVRQLGIAEKQMLEIAKALHRKAQIVILDEPTAVLGGEDVDHLLALVHGLKERGVSVIFVSHRLEEVFGLADRYVVLKDGKLTGAGKISETDHDDLVSKMVGRDFTRAPRAVNQSFGDVALEVKNLSRAGVLDDISFSVRSGEVLGIAGLRGAGRTELARVIYGADAITSGTVAVAGTKTTINSPLRAIRAGIGLVPEERKSQGLFIALSTAANIPIVRMLKRGAVRSQPAADRRTAAEYVTKLRIKAGDVGAPVGTLSGGNQQKVVLAKWLEAGADVLILDEPTRGIDIGAKQEIYELIQTLCEQGRAVIVISSELPEVLALSHRILVMYHGGIAAELDGATATEEEIMFHAVGGNR is encoded by the coding sequence GTGAGCTTCGGTATCGAGCCCGGACAGGTAGTCGCTCTGATCGGTGAGAACGGAGCCGGGAAGTCCACGCTGATCCGAATACTTTCAGGTGCCCATGCTCCGGACGCCGGCGAGATCTTCGTCAACGGACGTCGCGCGACGATCAGCGGTCCCGCAGCCGCGGAAAACCTCGGCATTGCGACTGTCTACCAGGAGCTCAGCCTCTTCCCTGACCTCTCGGTCGCCGAGAACCTTCTCTTCGGGGCGTACCCCGGAAAGGGGATCATCAACTGGCGGGCGGCCAACAAGGAAGCTGCCGCGTTCCTGAGCGATCTCGGACTGGCCGTCGACGTAACCATGAAGGTGCGTCAGCTCGGCATCGCGGAGAAGCAGATGCTCGAGATCGCGAAGGCGCTGCACAGGAAGGCGCAGATCGTGATCCTCGACGAGCCCACGGCGGTTCTCGGCGGAGAGGACGTCGACCATCTTCTCGCGCTCGTCCACGGCCTCAAGGAGCGCGGGGTCAGCGTAATCTTCGTCTCGCACCGCCTTGAAGAGGTCTTCGGGCTCGCGGATCGCTACGTCGTGCTGAAGGACGGCAAGCTGACCGGAGCCGGAAAGATCTCCGAGACCGACCATGACGACCTTGTCTCGAAGATGGTCGGCCGGGACTTCACCCGGGCGCCTCGTGCGGTCAACCAGTCCTTCGGGGACGTGGCGCTGGAGGTGAAGAACCTCTCGCGCGCGGGCGTGCTCGATGACATCTCGTTCTCCGTCCGTTCGGGGGAGGTGCTGGGCATCGCGGGCCTGCGCGGCGCGGGACGCACCGAACTCGCGCGCGTTATCTACGGCGCGGATGCGATCACGAGCGGCACGGTCGCCGTTGCCGGCACCAAGACCACGATCAACAGTCCACTGCGGGCGATCCGTGCCGGAATCGGGCTGGTCCCCGAGGAGCGGAAGAGCCAGGGCCTGTTCATCGCGCTCTCCACAGCCGCCAACATCCCGATCGTGCGGATGCTCAAGCGCGGAGCCGTGCGGTCTCAGCCCGCGGCCGATCGCCGCACCGCGGCCGAGTACGTCACGAAGCTGCGCATCAAGGCCGGCGACGTCGGCGCGCCCGTCGGCACCCTGTCCGGGGGCAATCAGCAGAAGGTCGTGCTTGCGAAGTGGCTGGAGGCGGGGGCCGACGTGCTCATCCTCGATGAGCCGACACGCGGCATCGACATCGGTGCGAAGCAGGAGATCTACGAGCTCATCCAGACGCTCTGTGAGCAGGGTCGTGCGGTGATCGTCATCTCCTCGGAGCTGCCCGAGGTGCTTGCGCTGAGTCACCGGATCCTCGTGATGTATCACGGCGGGATCGCGGCCGAGCTCGACGGCGCGACCGCAACCGAAGAAGAGATCATGTTCCACGCAGTGGGAGGAAACCGATGA
- a CDS encoding HAD family hydrolase, with translation MTYPVDASARLLIALDIDGTVVLEDGTFSPGVQEAVAEAAERGHVVTIATGRSWESAAPVMEGLGILPPYVVCANGATIMSRDPEDPTGYIRHTTETFDATEVLQFIREHLPGASYMVELADGTRLFTQYMDDWDLNRPGARHVEFEEMLGLRVTRVVVVSPEHDGEEFNAFVERMGLQQVTYSVGWSAWLDIAPQGVNKATALEKVREWLEIDRAQVAVMGDGRNDIEMLAWAGEGGGSAVVMGQAPPEVQQYATQLTLPVEGGGVAAALSELGVATATIV, from the coding sequence ATGACCTACCCCGTCGACGCGTCCGCCCGTCTGCTGATCGCCCTCGACATCGACGGCACCGTCGTGCTCGAGGACGGCACCTTCAGCCCCGGTGTGCAGGAGGCGGTCGCCGAGGCCGCCGAGCGCGGCCACGTCGTGACGATCGCGACCGGGCGCAGCTGGGAGTCCGCAGCCCCCGTGATGGAGGGCCTGGGCATCCTCCCGCCGTACGTCGTGTGCGCGAACGGCGCGACCATCATGTCGCGCGATCCCGAGGACCCGACCGGGTACATCCGCCACACCACCGAGACCTTCGACGCCACCGAGGTGCTGCAGTTCATCCGCGAGCACCTCCCCGGCGCGAGCTACATGGTCGAGCTCGCCGACGGCACGCGCCTGTTCACGCAGTACATGGACGACTGGGATCTGAACCGCCCTGGCGCACGCCACGTCGAGTTCGAGGAGATGCTGGGTCTGCGCGTGACGCGCGTGGTCGTCGTCTCGCCCGAGCACGACGGCGAGGAGTTCAACGCGTTCGTCGAGCGCATGGGCCTGCAGCAGGTGACCTACTCGGTCGGCTGGTCGGCCTGGCTCGACATCGCGCCGCAGGGCGTGAACAAGGCCACCGCGCTGGAGAAGGTGCGCGAGTGGCTCGAGATCGACCGCGCGCAGGTCGCGGTCATGGGGGATGGCCGGAACGACATCGAGATGCTGGCGTGGGCCGGCGAGGGCGGCGGCAGCGCGGTGGTGATGGGCCAGGCGCCGCCCGAGGTGCAGCAGTACGCGACGCAGCTCACGCTCCCCGTCGAGGGCGGCGGCGTCGCGGCTGCGCTGTCGGAGCTCGGCGTCGCGACGGCGACCATCGTCTGA
- a CDS encoding sugar phosphate isomerase/epimerase family protein — protein sequence MKISYNTWAYSSFFVWVPAYTLDETIKRIAGLGYDGIEIGAAAPHAYPPHLGADRRKQVRELLDEHGLQLSSMLPAPSGGPGNNPASPYIEERRATVEHYKELAEITAQWGGKTLIYLPGWIIFGTTRRQAWKWSREVLTEVADAIAHTGVTLVIEPTSHDTNLCMSADDAIELMEDVDRPNVKLMFDTFHIMYNKEVLSDYAYKMGENLKHIHISDNDRLPPGSGVGDFPSLIDALIDVEFDGFLTMETGFHRRGIEPDEDARTSIEYLRPLVEQKLAARANPSA from the coding sequence ATGAAGATCTCCTACAACACCTGGGCCTACTCCAGCTTCTTCGTCTGGGTTCCGGCCTACACCCTCGACGAGACGATCAAGCGCATCGCGGGACTCGGCTACGACGGAATCGAGATCGGCGCCGCTGCGCCGCACGCCTACCCTCCGCACCTCGGCGCAGACCGGCGCAAGCAGGTGCGGGAACTCCTCGACGAGCACGGCCTCCAGCTCTCCAGCATGCTGCCCGCTCCGTCCGGGGGGCCCGGGAACAACCCCGCCTCGCCGTACATCGAAGAGCGCCGCGCGACGGTGGAACACTATAAGGAGCTCGCCGAGATTACCGCGCAGTGGGGCGGCAAGACCCTCATCTACCTGCCCGGCTGGATCATCTTCGGCACCACGCGTCGTCAGGCCTGGAAGTGGAGCCGCGAGGTTCTCACCGAGGTCGCCGACGCGATCGCGCACACCGGGGTGACGCTCGTGATCGAGCCGACCTCGCACGACACCAACCTGTGCATGAGCGCCGACGACGCGATTGAGCTGATGGAAGACGTCGACCGCCCCAACGTGAAGCTCATGTTCGACACCTTCCACATCATGTACAACAAGGAGGTCTTGAGCGACTACGCCTACAAGATGGGGGAGAACCTCAAGCACATCCACATCTCCGACAACGACCGGCTTCCCCCCGGGTCTGGTGTGGGCGACTTCCCGTCCCTGATCGACGCACTGATCGATGTGGAGTTCGACGGGTTCCTGACGATGGAGACCGGATTCCACCGCCGTGGCATCGAGCCCGACGAAGACGCGCGCACCTCCATCGAGTACTTGCGTCCGCTCGTCGAGCAGAAGCTGGCAGCCCGCGCGAACCCAAGCGCGTAG
- a CDS encoding GMC family oxidoreductase — translation MRAEYDAIIVGMGSAGGIIAEQLTKAGAHVLALEKGPDYTQEDFMVKQDELRYYQRGAIVAGVNVDPVTWRPNESSTARVLPWSAGALGTDEPLYGLPSIGTGGGTLHWGCAAYRFREADFRMRSAIAERFGEAALPEGSSLADWPISYADLEPYYERVEQEQGLSGRAGNVGGVLQEGGNPFDPPRERDYPMPPVAQGPGDVPWVAATERLGLHPFRQPLAINSEEYRGRPACVNCGFCHGFPCHVKAKSTTQVTSVPAAKATGNLELRARSRVLRINRSPDGREVRGVTYVDALGETHDVFSNTVVLTAYALENVRLMLISGINSNGQVGQHFMTHNFGWFTSVLPEVTNPFMGTFNASSAIDDYTSELVPDNDLGVLWGSPIISVTGDLQPIEAYHNINPGVAKFGLEFKHWMRDKYRHMHRMYSQTTNFPYARHYADLDPVVKDRWGQPALRITHDWEDHDANSVTLMGRYKERIAKEMGATEYWMDSPRPPYHLSTHDVGVHRMGLDPATSVTNVYGEVHECRGLFAVGGGQFVSYGGYNPNQTVQALAYLSAEGLLASNGLRLASSTPMVA, via the coding sequence ATGAGAGCGGAATACGACGCGATCATCGTCGGAATGGGTTCGGCCGGAGGAATCATCGCCGAGCAGCTGACCAAGGCCGGTGCACACGTGCTGGCACTCGAGAAGGGTCCTGACTACACGCAGGAGGACTTCATGGTCAAGCAGGACGAACTGCGCTACTACCAGCGCGGGGCGATCGTGGCCGGCGTGAACGTCGATCCTGTTACGTGGCGTCCGAACGAATCGTCGACCGCGCGTGTACTGCCCTGGTCGGCGGGCGCGCTCGGCACCGACGAGCCGCTCTACGGCCTGCCCTCGATCGGCACGGGGGGCGGGACCCTGCACTGGGGATGCGCCGCGTACCGGTTCCGCGAGGCGGATTTCCGGATGCGGTCGGCCATCGCGGAGAGGTTTGGGGAGGCCGCGCTGCCGGAGGGGTCCTCGCTCGCCGACTGGCCGATCAGCTATGCCGACCTCGAGCCCTACTACGAGCGGGTCGAGCAGGAGCAGGGCCTCTCCGGGCGGGCAGGGAACGTCGGGGGCGTGCTCCAGGAGGGCGGAAATCCCTTCGACCCGCCCCGTGAGCGCGATTACCCGATGCCGCCTGTCGCACAGGGGCCGGGAGACGTGCCGTGGGTGGCGGCGACGGAGCGCCTCGGCTTGCATCCGTTCCGTCAGCCCCTCGCCATCAACTCCGAGGAGTATCGGGGTCGTCCTGCCTGCGTTAACTGCGGGTTCTGCCATGGCTTCCCGTGCCATGTGAAGGCGAAGTCCACGACACAGGTGACGTCGGTGCCCGCGGCCAAGGCCACGGGCAACCTCGAGCTCCGCGCGCGCAGCCGGGTGCTGCGCATCAACCGCTCTCCCGACGGGCGCGAAGTGCGCGGGGTGACCTACGTCGACGCGCTCGGCGAGACGCACGACGTGTTCTCGAACACCGTCGTGCTGACGGCGTACGCGCTCGAGAACGTTCGGCTGATGCTCATCTCCGGCATCAATTCGAACGGTCAGGTCGGTCAGCACTTCATGACGCACAATTTCGGCTGGTTCACCTCGGTGCTGCCGGAGGTCACCAACCCGTTCATGGGGACGTTCAACGCGTCCAGCGCGATCGACGACTACACCTCCGAGCTCGTTCCCGACAACGACCTCGGTGTGCTGTGGGGATCGCCGATCATCAGCGTCACCGGTGACCTTCAGCCGATCGAGGCGTATCACAACATCAACCCGGGCGTCGCGAAGTTCGGCCTCGAGTTCAAGCACTGGATGCGCGACAAGTACCGTCACATGCACCGCATGTACTCGCAGACCACCAACTTCCCCTACGCGCGTCACTACGCGGACCTGGACCCGGTGGTCAAGGACCGCTGGGGTCAGCCGGCCCTGCGCATCACGCACGATTGGGAGGACCACGACGCGAACTCCGTGACTCTGATGGGTCGGTACAAGGAGCGCATCGCGAAGGAGATGGGCGCGACGGAGTACTGGATGGACTCGCCGCGGCCGCCGTACCACCTGTCGACCCACGACGTGGGTGTGCACCGCATGGGTCTCGACCCGGCGACATCGGTGACGAACGTGTACGGCGAGGTCCACGAGTGCCGCGGCCTGT
- a CDS encoding ABC transporter permease codes for MKVRGNWLPIVIFIGIVVLVAIFVPAFFQPSNLLNVGRQSAIVGVIAIGMTFVILTGGIDLSVGSILALSGVTTAMLINNGMVVPLAMIVALLVGVGVGILNGIGVAVLGIQPFIMTLATMVAIQGLSLRLTNGGPQQFSNAAEIFRVIGSGNVLGIPGPFLVFVIVAIVGILVLRYLSFGRYIYAIGGSLEAARLSGVRTKRTLVMAYAISGLCAGLAGVMTASRLGVGDPTAGSLANLDAITAVVIGGTSLMGGTGGAVGTVFGALLLAVLSNVMNLIGISPFDQQIVKGVVIVIAVLVAVQATRRRMSERKESAPKSGAKPTSPQSGSDDTRGAMAGM; via the coding sequence ATGAAGGTACGCGGAAACTGGCTCCCCATCGTGATCTTCATCGGGATCGTCGTGCTCGTCGCGATCTTCGTCCCGGCCTTCTTCCAGCCCAGCAACCTCCTGAACGTCGGCCGTCAGTCGGCCATCGTCGGGGTGATCGCGATCGGGATGACGTTCGTCATCCTGACCGGCGGGATCGACCTGAGCGTCGGATCGATCCTGGCGCTCTCGGGTGTCACGACCGCCATGCTGATCAACAACGGAATGGTCGTCCCCCTCGCCATGATCGTCGCGTTGCTCGTCGGCGTCGGCGTCGGCATCCTGAACGGGATCGGCGTCGCGGTTCTGGGCATCCAACCCTTCATCATGACGTTGGCGACGATGGTCGCCATCCAGGGACTGTCGCTGCGGCTGACCAACGGCGGACCCCAGCAGTTCAGCAATGCGGCCGAGATCTTCCGGGTGATCGGCAGCGGAAACGTGCTCGGCATCCCTGGGCCCTTCCTCGTGTTCGTCATCGTCGCGATCGTCGGCATCCTGGTGCTCCGCTATCTCTCCTTCGGTCGCTACATCTACGCGATCGGCGGAAGCCTCGAGGCCGCACGCCTCTCGGGCGTACGCACCAAGCGCACGCTGGTCATGGCGTACGCGATCAGCGGCCTCTGCGCGGGGCTGGCCGGAGTGATGACGGCGTCACGACTCGGCGTCGGCGACCCCACCGCAGGCAGCCTTGCGAACCTCGACGCCATCACCGCGGTCGTCATCGGCGGGACGAGCCTGATGGGCGGCACCGGCGGCGCTGTCGGGACGGTGTTCGGCGCTCTCCTGCTCGCGGTGCTTTCGAACGTCATGAACCTGATCGGCATCTCGCCCTTCGACCAGCAGATCGTCAAGGGCGTCGTCATCGTCATCGCCGTGCTGGTCGCGGTGCAGGCGACGAGGCGACGAATGAGCGAGAGGAAGGAGTCCGCGCCGAAATCGGGAGCGAAGCCGACCTCGCCCCAGTCCGGTTCAGACGACACGCGCGGCGCCATGGCAGGCATGTAG
- a CDS encoding gluconate 2-dehydrogenase subunit 3 family protein, giving the protein MTRSTFHPDFALLFLNPREAATIDAIVGHIIPSEEGSPGAREAGVTEYIDRALSGFMRDLQPVYREGLAEFEAFAVETAGATYLDLDGEQQLAVIAELDELSGARPDAFLGQFYRIVREHTVQGFFGDPAYGGNRDVVGWKLVGFPGAQWGYTPEQMHPGVDSTSIPILTVKDLYSRIGSMK; this is encoded by the coding sequence ATGACCAGGTCGACGTTTCACCCCGACTTCGCCCTTCTCTTCCTGAATCCGCGGGAAGCCGCGACCATCGACGCGATCGTCGGCCACATCATCCCCTCCGAGGAGGGGTCGCCGGGGGCGCGGGAAGCCGGGGTCACGGAGTACATCGACCGTGCGTTGTCGGGGTTCATGCGCGACCTTCAGCCGGTCTACCGGGAGGGGCTCGCGGAGTTCGAGGCGTTCGCCGTGGAGACCGCGGGAGCCACATATCTCGACCTCGATGGCGAGCAGCAGCTCGCGGTCATCGCAGAGCTCGACGAGCTCAGCGGCGCTCGACCGGACGCCTTCCTCGGGCAGTTCTACCGCATCGTCCGCGAACACACTGTGCAGGGGTTCTTCGGCGATCCGGCCTACGGCGGCAATCGTGACGTCGTGGGCTGGAAGCTGGTGGGCTTCCCCGGCGCGCAATGGGGGTATACGCCGGAGCAGATGCACCCCGGGGTGGACTCTACGAGCATCCCCATCCTCACCGTCAAGGATCTGTACTCCCGGATAGGAAGCATGAAATGA
- a CDS encoding LCP family protein, with protein sequence MSDNRKHDTRRTIARHGRLTSPSPLRQLLRVLGVAVSVLLVSGVGVASYAAWDFGSTFSADAVVLEGQDASPPDIGALDNEGVNILFAGLDACEEEYKQYFGGRCPDDAAYDPDSRDSVLNDVNMLVHISPEPRRVTVISFPRDLMVEAPECTDPQGDVASALTRSQLNEAYYRGDLGCIVKTIEQLSGQTIDYGATVTWGGVIEITNAIGGVNVCVGGKGIYDEHTGLAIPPSENYTLVGVEALQFLRTRHGVGDGSDLGRISNQQVYMSALARKLTSEEVLTNPATLLTLARTTLQNVDPSSSLTNPVTLVQIAMAAKDVPLNEFTFVQYPVVDDPYDVNRVAPDYASAEALWAALEQNVPLELTGDTGGGAILAEGEDGTQTPAPEDTGAPVETEAPVDPSATPGATEAPTDGELGANVHGSDASQVTCSNGAG encoded by the coding sequence GTGAGCGACAACCGGAAGCACGACACGCGGCGCACCATCGCGCGCCACGGCCGGCTGACCTCGCCGAGTCCGCTCCGCCAGCTGCTGCGCGTGCTCGGCGTGGCGGTCTCCGTGCTCCTCGTCAGCGGCGTGGGCGTGGCGAGCTACGCCGCGTGGGACTTCGGCTCGACGTTCAGCGCCGACGCGGTCGTGCTCGAGGGGCAGGACGCCTCGCCGCCCGACATCGGCGCGCTCGACAACGAGGGCGTGAACATCCTCTTCGCCGGCCTCGACGCGTGCGAGGAGGAGTACAAGCAGTACTTCGGCGGCCGCTGCCCGGATGACGCCGCGTACGACCCCGACTCCCGCGACAGCGTGCTGAACGACGTCAACATGCTCGTGCACATCTCACCCGAGCCGCGGCGCGTGACCGTCATCAGCTTCCCCCGCGACCTCATGGTCGAGGCTCCCGAGTGCACCGACCCGCAGGGCGACGTCGCGTCCGCCCTCACCCGCAGCCAGCTCAACGAGGCGTACTACCGCGGCGATCTCGGCTGCATCGTGAAGACGATCGAGCAGCTCTCGGGGCAGACCATCGACTACGGCGCGACGGTCACCTGGGGCGGCGTGATCGAGATCACCAACGCCATCGGCGGCGTGAACGTCTGCGTGGGCGGCAAGGGCATCTACGACGAGCACACCGGCCTCGCCATCCCGCCGTCGGAGAACTACACCCTCGTCGGGGTCGAGGCGCTGCAGTTCCTCCGCACCCGCCACGGCGTCGGCGACGGCAGCGACCTCGGGCGCATCAGCAACCAGCAGGTCTACATGTCGGCGCTGGCCCGCAAGCTCACGAGCGAGGAGGTGCTGACCAACCCCGCGACGCTCCTCACGCTCGCGCGCACCACCCTGCAGAACGTCGACCCGTCGTCGAGCCTGACGAATCCGGTCACGCTGGTGCAGATCGCGATGGCGGCGAAGGACGTGCCGCTGAACGAGTTCACGTTCGTGCAGTACCCGGTGGTCGACGACCCGTACGACGTCAACCGCGTGGCCCCCGACTACGCGTCGGCCGAGGCGCTGTGGGCGGCGCTCGAGCAGAACGTGCCGCTCGAGCTCACCGGCGACACCGGCGGCGGCGCGATCCTCGCCGAGGGCGAGGACGGCACGCAGACGCCCGCTCCCGAGGACACCGGCGCTCCCGTCGAGACCGAGGCGCCCGTCGACCCGTCGGCGACGCCGGGTGCGACGGAGGCCCCCACGGACGGCGAGCTGGGTGCGAACGTGCACGGTTCCGACGCGAGCCAGGTCACCTGCTCCAACGGCGCCGGCTGA
- a CDS encoding ROK family transcriptional regulator, translated as MIADGGLVSRREIVRATGLARSTIDGHLAVLLENGLIEVGGLGGGNLRGRPAQVFNISAAKGVVLVADVSIEVTRLALTTLDKVVVERRDIGVHVEVGPSVLLDTICDAFVEMLHANSLVADDALAISVGLPGPVDSRRGFAVRPPLMPGWDGFSVCKYMAERFVCDVIVDNDVNLMALGEARADGGAHLPLLMINISTGVGAGFVSESGLLLHGADGAAADIGHIQMRDMSDVLCSCGNRGCLEAIASVGAMADRVSEALATPIVSKDLISRLVLGDATTVSVVRETAATLGRAIADLVNFCNPARIVIGGDVTECTEDVLSQIRSVVYQQAQPLATRDLSITHSSLGNEAGLIGGMISGIEQVLSPRGIQYLTRPADSTMLPLGLQIGA; from the coding sequence ATGATCGCAGACGGCGGACTGGTAAGCCGACGGGAGATCGTAAGAGCGACGGGGCTCGCGCGGTCGACGATCGATGGGCACCTCGCCGTCTTGCTCGAGAACGGCCTCATTGAAGTCGGCGGTCTTGGCGGGGGTAATCTCCGGGGCCGACCCGCCCAAGTTTTCAATATCAGTGCAGCCAAGGGGGTAGTGCTGGTGGCCGATGTGTCGATCGAGGTCACCCGCCTGGCGCTGACCACCTTGGACAAGGTGGTCGTCGAGCGGCGCGACATCGGTGTGCACGTCGAAGTGGGCCCCTCGGTGCTGCTCGACACCATCTGCGACGCCTTCGTTGAGATGCTGCACGCCAACTCGCTCGTCGCCGACGATGCCTTGGCGATATCCGTCGGACTCCCCGGGCCGGTCGATTCGCGTCGCGGCTTTGCCGTTCGCCCCCCGCTCATGCCGGGGTGGGACGGCTTCAGCGTCTGCAAGTACATGGCGGAACGCTTCGTCTGCGACGTCATCGTCGACAACGATGTCAACCTGATGGCACTGGGCGAGGCGCGCGCCGACGGGGGCGCCCACCTTCCCCTGCTAATGATCAACATCAGCACCGGAGTCGGCGCCGGATTCGTCAGTGAAAGCGGTCTGCTGTTACACGGGGCTGATGGGGCGGCCGCAGACATCGGCCACATACAGATGCGAGACATGAGCGACGTACTCTGCAGCTGCGGGAACCGCGGATGCCTCGAGGCGATCGCATCAGTCGGTGCCATGGCAGATCGCGTGTCGGAGGCGCTCGCCACTCCCATCGTGTCAAAGGATCTCATCAGTCGGCTCGTGCTTGGCGACGCCACGACCGTGAGTGTCGTGCGGGAGACCGCCGCGACGCTCGGGCGAGCGATCGCCGACCTCGTGAACTTCTGCAATCCGGCCCGGATCGTGATTGGAGGAGATGTCACCGAGTGCACCGAAGACGTGCTCTCGCAGATCCGGAGTGTTGTGTACCAGCAGGCTCAACCGCTGGCAACCCGCGACCTCTCCATCACGCATAGCTCGCTCGGAAACGAGGCCGGACTTATTGGCGGGATGATCTCGGGCATCGAGCAGGTGCTCTCGCCCCGCGGCATCCAATACCTTACCCGTCCGGCCGACTCCACGATGCTTCCGCTCGGGCTGCAGATCGGGGCCTAG